Within Caminicella sporogenes DSM 14501, the genomic segment ATAAAGAATAAACTTTTAAACTAGGTAAAAACTTACAAAAATATAAGAAAATTATTGATTTTACAAAAAGTTTTGATTATAATTATAGTGTAAGAAAATTTCATACAAGACTGTTTTGTTTACAGTGATGGTGTAAAAAACACTACCACTTAGTAAATAAAATCCAGTGCATTTATAAAGGTTTTCAAACTACCTTTATGTGTACTGGATTTTTTGTTGTTTAATATATTTAAAAAAATAAATAAAATTATATAAAGTTTACTATGGAGGGGATTGATATGAGCAAAAATAAAGCACCAAAAAATCATGTATTTTACAGAAATCAAAATTGGCATTATCCACAAATAGAAAGAGGGGAAGGGATATATCTATATGATAAAGATGGCAGAAAATATATAGATGGGTGTTCAGGGTCTGCAGTAGCTAATATTGGTCATGGTAATAAAGAAGTAGCTGAGTTTGCAAAACAGCATATTGAAAGAATAGCATTTACACATCTTTCAAGGTGGACAGTAGATTCTATAGAAAAATGTGCAGAAAAAATTGCTAATTGGGCTCCTGGAGATTTAAATCATGTATATTTTGTATCTGGTGGTTCAGAAGCTACAGAAACAGCATTAAAAATGGCAAGACAATACTTTGTTGAAAGAGATGGAAAAAATACTTCTAAATGGAAGGTAATATCTAAATGGAATTCTTTCCATGGAAATACTATGGGTGCTTTATCAATGACTGGTATTGTAGGAAGAAGGAAACCTTATGACCCTATATTAATAAATTTTCCTAAAATACCTCAATTTTATCATTATAGAAATCCTTGGGGATGTGAAACTTTAGAGGAAACTAGTATAATGGCGGCAAAAGCGCTTGAAGAAGAAATTTTAAGACAAGGGCCTGAAAATGTGGCAGCTTTCATAACTGAACCTGTTGTCGGTTCGGCAGCTCCGGGGGTACATCCAGAAAAAATATATTTTAAAATGGTAAGAGAAATATGCGATAAATACGATATTCTTTTAATAGTAGATGAAGTTATGGCTGGTTTTGGAAGGACAGGCAAAAAATTTGCTGTAAATCATTACGATATAGTTCCAGATATAATTGCTTGTGCTAAAGGAATGAGCTGTGGTTATACTCCAATAGGAGCAACTATAGCAAATGACAAAGTATTTAATACTATAATGGTTGAAGGTTCTGGACATTTTATACATGGGCATACTTATGCAGGAAATCCTCTTTCATGCGGTATAGCTTATAAAGTAATGGAAATTATTGAAAGAGAAGGTTATGTAGAAAATGCAGCAGAGCAAGGTGAATATTTGATGAATAAACTTAAAGAACTTTATAAATATCCTATTGTTGGAGATATAAGAGGCAAAGGCTTGATGATAGGTATTGAGTTTGTTAAAGATAAAGATACAAAAGAACCTTTTGATACAGCAGTAGGGCTTAAGAATAGGATAACTGTAAATTCTTTAGAAGAAGGATTAGTTGTTTATCCGGGTGGAGGTTCTGTAGATGGGGTACGTGGAGACCATATTCTTATAGCACCACCAATAAATATTACTAAAGAAGAAATAGATGAGTTATTTAATGCACTTGAAAAGGGAATAGAGAAAACT encodes:
- a CDS encoding aspartate aminotransferase family protein; this encodes MSKNKAPKNHVFYRNQNWHYPQIERGEGIYLYDKDGRKYIDGCSGSAVANIGHGNKEVAEFAKQHIERIAFTHLSRWTVDSIEKCAEKIANWAPGDLNHVYFVSGGSEATETALKMARQYFVERDGKNTSKWKVISKWNSFHGNTMGALSMTGIVGRRKPYDPILINFPKIPQFYHYRNPWGCETLEETSIMAAKALEEEILRQGPENVAAFITEPVVGSAAPGVHPEKIYFKMVREICDKYDILLIVDEVMAGFGRTGKKFAVNHYDIVPDIIACAKGMSCGYTPIGATIANDKVFNTIMVEGSGHFIHGHTYAGNPLSCGIAYKVMEIIEREGYVENAAEQGEYLMNKLKELYKYPIVGDIRGKGLMIGIEFVKDKDTKEPFDTAVGLKNRITVNSLEEGLVVYPGGGSVDGVRGDHILIAPPINITKEEIDELFNALEKGIEKTCEEVL